The following are encoded in a window of Rosa chinensis cultivar Old Blush chromosome 4, RchiOBHm-V2, whole genome shotgun sequence genomic DNA:
- the LOC121052548 gene encoding uncharacterized protein LOC121052548, which translates to MVVHAAAAAENSYRAHNPTHMKCPVGNYRLIRWLPPLENKFELNFDGSVKHDGMAVAGFVIRNHSGSPVVAGTRKIGSTAVLVAEYTVLKDGLLHALHLNCSNILVEGDSKLVIDCVNKISDPPWKIRSLVRDIHQDISSMFEEISFYHIPHEANLVADAIASLGHQSPDVIIWRDKLPLLACSAFNLTNLILV; encoded by the coding sequence ATGGTGGTGCATGCTGCAGCTGCAGCTGAGAATTCTTATAGAGCTCACAATCCTACTCACATGAAGTGCCCTGTTGGCAACTATAGGCTGATCAGGTGGCTTCCCCCTCTGGAGAACAAATTCGAACTTAATTTTGATGGCTCTGTGAAGCATGATGGGATGGCTGTAGCTGGTTTTGTCATTAGAAACCATTCTGGCTCCCCGGTGGTGGCTGGAACTAGGAAGATCGGCTCTACTGCTGTTCTTGTGGCGGAGTATACCGTGCTCAAAGATGGTCTCCTCCATGCGTTGCATCTCAACTGCTCTAACATTCTAGTAGAGGGTGATTCAAAGCTGGTGATCGACTGTGTTAACAAGATTAGTGACCCTCCTTGGAAAATTCGTTCTCTTGTTCGTGACATCCACCAAGACATCTCTAGTATGTTTGAGGAAATCTCTTTCTATCATATTCCTCATGAAGCAAACCTTGTTGCTGACGCAATTGCCTCCCTTGGTCATCAATCTCCGGATGTGATTATATGGCGAGACAAACTTCCTCTTTTAGCTTGCTCGGCTTTTAATTTAACCAATTTAATTTTGGTGTAG
- the LOC121052958 gene encoding uncharacterized protein LOC121052958 isoform X1 yields MWILLMSYVPRFDVGTRNVPSELRVTFCGFRLEPCSTHQAFFFRISNLLRTPIKSLSGPKFDIGTHLLVFFSIPPFTSLFFFVFSSTVLSKIRSKHELLPEQICIRTELKTDLEMGRNFFKAIGRRDRPFVLGRRRFESLDPAIDVSTHKLVTLSFQKISPPGVEIWSRPQFEGEKLTSLLLICICHKEDTEIIADIESTPRALEKLQ; encoded by the exons ATGTGGATTCTTCTTATGAGTTATGTTCCTAGATTTGATGTGGGCACCCGCAATGTGCCGAGTGAACTCCGGGTCACGTTTTGTGGTTTTCGTCTAGAGCCTTGCAGTACCCATCAAGCATTTTTCTTTCGGATATCGAATTTACTAAGGACACCCATTAAAAGCTTATCGGGACCCAAATTTGATATAGGCACCCACCTGCTAGTCTTTTTCTCCATTCCACCCTTCacttctttattcttctttgtcTTCTCTTCCACTGTCTTATCCAAAATTCGATCAAAACACGAACTCCTGCCAGAACAGATTTGTATAAGAACTGAATTGAAAACGGATTTGGAGATGGGTAGAAACTTCTTTAAAGCAATTGGGAGACGGGACCGCCCTTTTGTTCTTGGTCGAAGAAGATTCGAGAGCTTGGATCCTGCAATTGATGTCTCTACGCACAAATTGG TGACTCTGAGCTTCCAGAAGATATCGCCCCCTGGTGTTGAGATTTGGTCGAG ACCTCAATTCGAAGGAGAAAAATTAACTTCCTTATTGCTTATTTGCATATGTCATAAGGAGGACACAGAGATTATTGCTGACATTGAGA GTACGCCAAGGGCCTTGGAAAAGCTCCAGTAG
- the LOC121052958 gene encoding uncharacterized protein LOC121052958 isoform X2, which translates to MWILLMSYVPRFDVGTRNVPSELRVTFCGFRLEPCSTHQAFFFRISNLLRTPIKSLSGPKFDIGTHLLVFFSIPPFTSLFFFVFSSTVLSKIRSKHELLPEQICIRTELKTDLEMGRNFFKAIGRRDRPFVLGRRRFESLDPAIDVSTHKLVTLSFQKISPPGVEIWSRPQFEGEKLTSLLLICICHKEDTEIIADIEITGE; encoded by the exons ATGTGGATTCTTCTTATGAGTTATGTTCCTAGATTTGATGTGGGCACCCGCAATGTGCCGAGTGAACTCCGGGTCACGTTTTGTGGTTTTCGTCTAGAGCCTTGCAGTACCCATCAAGCATTTTTCTTTCGGATATCGAATTTACTAAGGACACCCATTAAAAGCTTATCGGGACCCAAATTTGATATAGGCACCCACCTGCTAGTCTTTTTCTCCATTCCACCCTTCacttctttattcttctttgtcTTCTCTTCCACTGTCTTATCCAAAATTCGATCAAAACACGAACTCCTGCCAGAACAGATTTGTATAAGAACTGAATTGAAAACGGATTTGGAGATGGGTAGAAACTTCTTTAAAGCAATTGGGAGACGGGACCGCCCTTTTGTTCTTGGTCGAAGAAGATTCGAGAGCTTGGATCCTGCAATTGATGTCTCTACGCACAAATTGG TGACTCTGAGCTTCCAGAAGATATCGCCCCCTGGTGTTGAGATTTGGTCGAG ACCTCAATTCGAAGGAGAAAAATTAACTTCCTTATTGCTTATTTGCATATGTCATAAGGAGGACACAGAGATTATTGCTGACATTGAGA TTACCGGTGAGTGA